One region of Acomys russatus chromosome 8, mAcoRus1.1, whole genome shotgun sequence genomic DNA includes:
- the LOC127192877 gene encoding keratin-associated protein 20-2-like, translating to MCYYGGYYGGLGYGSGGLGYGCGCGYGYGGYGYGGYGGYGYGCCRPLCCRRYWSYGFY from the coding sequence ATGTGTTACTATGGTGGATACTATGGAGGCCTGGGCTATGGCTCTGGTGGCCTAGgctatggctgtggctgtggctatggctaTGGTGGCTATGGCTATGGTGGCTATGGTGGCTATGGTTATGGCTGCTGCCGCCCACTCTGCTGTAGAAGGTACTGGTCCTATGGCTTCTACTGA
- the LOC127192873 gene encoding keratin-associated protein 20-2-like → MCYYGGYYGGLGCGYGGLGYGYGCGCGYGYGGYGGYGGYGYGCCRPLCCRRYWSYGFY, encoded by the coding sequence ATGTGTTACTATGGTGGATACTATGGAGGCCTGGGCTGTGGCTATGGTGGCctaggctatggctatggctgtggctgtggctatggctaTGGTGGCTACGGTGGCTATggtggctatggctatggctgcTGCCGCCCTCTGTGCTGTAGAAGATACTGGTCCTATGGCTTCTACTGA